The nucleotide sequence GTTAGCGCAAGAGATGAATAAACCTGTTCCTCCCTTGGCAAAAGTGACGCTCTCTTATGACAGTTTATTTAATGCCAGTGGCAGCTATATTTATTATCAGCAATTTGCCGCTACGATCCATATGCTCCAGCTATTTGTCGTGACCTGTACGATTTATTCGTTGTCGCGCGGTAATATGCTATTGAATATTAAGCCCTTCACATTTGCACTTATTGGAAAACTTACGCCTTACACACTGTTTTTCTTAACCTTATTAATTGTTGAATTAGCGGCATTAGTGCATTTTTCGGGGGCGAAAGTGAACGGTAATCCGCTATATATGGTATTAGTGGGGTTCTTCTATATCATTGCGGCTCAAAGTGTGGGATTGCTGCTCTTTGCGTTTACCAATAGTGCGATAACGGCATACAGTATGATAGGTATGTTGGTGAGTATTGCCTTGGCATTTTCAGGCATGGCTGTACCTGAACTTTCGATGATCTTACCTGCGCGGATTATTTCTAATTTAGAGCCATTAACGCACGCCTTAAATGCGATGTTTGATATTTTCTTAAGAGAAGTATCACTACAAGGCATTTTATATGTGTGTTCACTTTTGCTGATTTATCCTTTTGCTATCGCCTTCTTAGTTCGTAAACGTATTTTTAAACGATTGGAATTACAGGTAGGTGTTGCATGATGCAAATGTATTTCCAAACCTTTAAGCGTGTTCTATTGGGTATGTTAGAAAAACCCATGTGGATGTTACTTATTGTTTCTCTATGCATTATGAGTTTGGTTTATGCCAAGCCTGTACTGTGGGATCTTCCTGTGGCAGTGATTAATCAAGATCATAGCCCAGCAAGTTATTCACTTGTTCGGTCATTAAACTCGACACCTAAATTAAGCATTAAGAACTACGATAATTTAGATGAAGCTCGTCACGATATGATTATGCGAGAGTTATTTGCCATTATTATTGTTCCAACCGATTTTGAGAAAAAACTCCTCAATGGTAAAGATGTTACTGTGCCTGTATTTGGTGATGCGACAAACCGTCTGGCTAGCGGGCAAATTCAACAAGAGTTGATGTTGGCTTATCAGCAGTTATTAGATGCTTACAATGGACGTATTTTGAGAAATGCAGGCTTTAGTGTTGAACAATCAAAAATCCTATTAAAGCCTATTCAGGGTGAAACCATTGCGATGTATAACCCTGGGGTAAGTTTTGCTGCGATTATTTTCCCTGGCTTATTAGTGATGCTATTACAGCACTCACTTTTAATAGCTTGTGTCCGCGTCAGTATCGCGGTGAGAAGTACCCCGAAAGGAAAGCCACCTTTAGCGGTTTATCTAGGGGCATTATCTGCACTTATTCCGATTTGGTTATTTTTATCTGCGGTATTCTTTTCATTGTGGCCGTGGGTATTGGGTTACCGCCAAGAAGCGCCGCTTTACCAGATTTGGATGCTGACTTTCCCATTCTTATTGGCGGTCTTAGGGTTAGGTAAGTTAATTACAGAATGCTTACGCAGTGTTGAGATGATTTATCTGACACTAGCCTTTGTGACAACGCCGGTATTCTATATTTCTGGCACGATCTGGCCACTACAAGCAATGCCTGACTGGGTCTTTGCCATTTCATCCGCATTACCTTCTACATGGGCAGTAAACGCCATGGCGGGAATTAACCAAATGGGTCTGTCATTCCAAAGTATATTGGGTGATATCGTGATGATGCTCGTTTTAGGCGTGATTTATACGGTATTAGGTGTGCTGGTGGGTATGCTACGTAATGGTGAGTTAAGACATATTACGCATCAGTTTAAGCATTGGTTACATCATCGTGGAGAGTCAAAATAAAGAGCCCTTAAGGGCTTTTTATTTATCAATATGACCCGTCCTGAATAAGGTTGACACTTTTCCAATCTGAAATTGGAGAGTGTAATGAAACCAATCACTAAACGAACTCAACGCGATTATTCTCTCGCTTTTAAATTACAGCTTGTTGACCAAGTTGAAAAAGGCGAAATAACCTATAAACAAGCCCAAGATCGCTATGGTATACAAGGATGCTCTACTGTTTTAGTTTGGCTTCGTAAGCATGGTAGGTTAGATTGGTCAAACGGTACCCCTGATACTTTTTATAGAGGTTCAGCTATGACCCAATCTTCTGAACAACAAACGCCGGAACAACGCATTAAGATCCTTGAAAAGGAACTTGAAGAGGCTCGGCTTAAATCCGATTTCTTCGAAGCAGTGGTTAAAGTCATGGATAGAGACTTTGGAGTTCGTTTGTCAAAAAAGCGCAAAGCCGAGTTATTAAAGAAAAAACGGTTAAAAACCTCACCGTAACAATTGCTTGCCGTTTTATGCAGATCAGCCGACAGGCTTATTACAAGAGACTGGATAGAACTGAGGAACGAAAGAAAGCCGATTCGGCCATCATTGATGCTGTTAAATCTGAACGAGTCTTACAACCTCGACTGGGTGGGCGTAAATTACATTTTATTTTAAAGCAAAAACAGATGGTTATTGGTCGTGATCGGCTATTTTCTTTATTGAAGGAACATCAGTTACTGGTGCCTAATAAACGGGCTTATCATCGAACAACCTTAAGCCATCATCGTTTTTATCGGCATCCAAATTTAATTAAGTCAGGGTTTATCCCCACACAACCAGAACAGCTTTGGGTAGCAGATATTACCTATTTATCGACGCATGAAGGTGATACTTATTTAAGTTTAATTACGGATGCGTATTCACGAAAAATCGTGGGATATCATTTAGATAACAATATGAAAACAAGTTCAGTGAAGAAATCGTTGGTTCAGGCGTTAAAAAAACGGACTTCGACAACTTCGTTAATCCATCATTCAGATCGAGGGATACAGTATTGTTCTTCGGAATATCAGGAGATACATAAAGAGCATAATATTCAATGTTCTATGACTGATGGGTATGATTGTTATCAAAATGCCTTAGCAGAACGAATTAATGGAATATTAAAAATGGAGTATCTACTGATAAAACCGAGTAATCTGGAACAAGCAAGAAAATTAGTAGAAGAATCAATCCAACTCTATAATGAAAAACGGCCACACTTATCGTTAAACTATAAAACGCCCGATGAAGTACATCGAGCGTTTTATGCCTGAAAAGTTGTCAACCTATATCAGGACTAGTCAATATTGTAGATCTTATCTTTACTAATAATATTCACTATGTGGTGGCAACACTCCATTGATAATTTTCTTGGTTCCCATTTTGAAATATCTATTAATGAAAGACCGTGGTAACTCTAAGGAATAATACCGCTTACACCGCATCCATAATGATTTAATTTATCTATAAACATTTTTTTAAGTGTATCATATATCTTTACTCCACCAATTCTAATCCTGCCAACTTACGCCAATAACCATTACAGTCATGATGATGAATCGTTGTAAGAGGTTGTTGGCCTTGCTCATTTTGACGAAATTGTTGCAAGGTATCAAAAATAGCGTCAGATTCAGGTGAAAGGCGAATAATATCCACTAAACCTGCCATTGAAGCTTGATCGTTACCCAAGTTATAACAATAACCACTTTGTGTTTGAATGCCATTAAGCACAAATACTTGCTGATTTTCTTGTGATAATACTTCACGACCTTGAGGGTATTTTTGACAACAGGTTTCACAATCATCTTTAGAGCGATTTTCAGAACGCGCAGTAAAACAACGTGCTGAATAAGCGAGAGGAAGATGCCCATAAGCCAATACTTCAACTTCAAACTTATTGCGAATGCCTAATTTTTCACATTGATTTAAAAGATTATTTAACCACTCGCGAGAAAGCTCAACAGGCATACACCAACGCATCATGCCTTGTTTATGCAACAAACGTAGTGCATAAGCGTTGTAGCAGTTAAGCCCGTGGCCTGCAACAAAAGGAAGATTGCGCTCGAAAAGCATATTAATCACGCCAAAATCATGTGCTTCAACTAAAAACTCACCGTTATCAACCAGCTTAGCAATTTCTTTCAATTCAGAAGGTGCTTGTAATAACGCTAAGGTAGAAAGAACCACTTGTTTGCCACTTTTAGCGACCTCTTTGGCGAGGTTTATCCAATCTTGAGGTTTGGTTTCTCGGCGTTTACTGCAAACTGTTTCGCCTAAATAAATAATATCAGCGTCGCATTGTTTTGCTTTTTCGTAGAACGCTTCAAGTGTCTCTTTTTGCCAATAATAAAGTACAGATCCTAATGCATATTTCATTTTCGTATCCTTATTATTGCCATTTACGGTGATAAGCACCCAGTGTTGTTTGTGTTCCTTCTGAAATCTTTCCTAGCGCGTTCATCCAACGTGGATTAGTACTAAAACCTTGAGGATCTTTCTTACATTGATCAATGGCTGCACGCCAAACTCTCGCCACTTCTGTTACATAGGCAGGGCTACGTTGACGACCTTCAATTTTAACTGACGCAATATTCATCGCCATTAATTCAGGTAAGAGTGAAAGAGTATTGAGGCTCGTCGGCTCTTCTAATGCGTGATAACAGTGATCATCAACAAAATAGCGACCTTTACACAGTGTTGGGTAGCCTGCATTTTCATCAGGTGAATAGCGGTCTATCAAGACATCATTAAGGCGAGATTCCATCCCTTGTGGTGTTTGTTGCCAACGTACAAAACGTGCAGGAGAGCAAGCACCTACCGTATTTGGCGATTCACCTGTTAAATAAGAAGAGAGATAGCATCTACCTTCAGCCATAATACATAAACTGCCAAAGGCAAAAACTTCTAAAGGTACAGGGCTAGTTTGTGCTAATTGTTTGACTTGATGAATAGATAGAACACGAGGAAGAACAATACGAGCCACATCGAAGTTACGTTGATAAAACTCAATAGCTTGTGTATTGGTTGCTGAGGCTTGTACTGAAACATGACGTTCAATATGAGGATAACGCTCTGCAGCGTACTCTAACATGGCGATATCCGCCAATATAAGAGCATCAGCCCCTAAAGATGCCGCCATATCAACGGCTTTTTGCCAGCGTTCAAATCCATCAGGGTGAGCAAAGGTGTTTATTGCAATATGCAATTTTCGCTGGTGGCGATGAACATAATTAACCGCTTCTTGTAACTTCTTTTCTGTGAAATTTAAACCAGCAAAATGTCTTGCATTAGTATCATCTTTTAAGCCGATATAAACGGCATCCGCACCATTATCTATGGCCGCTTTTAAGGCAGGTAAATTACCCGCTGGGCACAGCAATTCCATCTTCACTTCCCTTTAGAAATTAAGAATGATCAGGAATTGTAATAAGCAGGATAAAAAAAGGTTTTGATTTAGGGCAGAGAACTTCGTTTTTTGCTTAAGTAAAATCAAAGAACACAAAATGTGAGCAACGGATTAACCGAATATTGATATAGGATCGCAGAATATCTGTCTATATCTGGCACAATAGCCCGTAATTTTATTTATAGGAGTCCGAACGTGTTTAACAAAATTCGTACCCATTTGGTTAAAGAGGGACCTCGTTTTTTACGTTACCCTTTACAAGTTACCCCATTTGCTCTGCAACGCGATATTTTAGAACAGTTTTTAAGCTGGCAATTTCGTGAATCGTTAGCGGAAGGCGATTTACACTTTCTAGAAAATAAATGGCTAAAAGTTGAGATAAGAGACTTACATTTACAGTGGTTTATCAGTGTTTGTGATGATAAATTAGTGGTCAGTCGCTTAGAAAAAGAAGATGTCAGCTTTAGTGGAAATGCAAATGATCTTATTTTAATTGCTGCGCGCAAAGAAGATCCTGACACCTTATTTTTCCAACGCCGTCTACAAATTGAGGGTGATACAGAACTCGGGTTATATGTTAAGAACCTGATGGACGCAATTGAATTAGACTCAATGCCATCTGTGTTGCGTTTTGGTTTATTACAACTGGCTGAGTTTGTAAAAAGTGGGCTTCAAGAAGAAACCGAAGACACTCTACACAGCCATGAACTGAGCTCAACTTCATGCTAATACGTGTTGAAATTCCCGTTGATATTCCAGCTATTGATAACCTTTTACGTCAAGCGTTTCCTACAGGTGCAGAAGCTGATTTAGTGGGACATTTACGAGAAGAGGGACTGCTGACATTAGGTATGGTCGCAGTCGATGATGAAGGCCACGTTATGGGTTACATTGGCTTTACACCAGTTGATGTTGATGGTGTCGATTGCCAATGGGTAGGGCTTGCGCCTCTTGCTGTTGCACCTGATTTCCAGCGCCAAGGTATTGGACGCCAACTGATTAATGAAGGATTAGATAGCCTAAATGAATTTGGTTATGGCGCTGTGGTGGTATTAGGTGAGCCAGAGTACTATCAAAAGTCAGGCTTTATTCCTGCAAAATCACAAGGGTTACATTGCAAATGGCCTGACACCGAAGAGGCATTTCAGTTCTATGCTCTCGATAATGGTAATGTTGAAAATATTCATGGTTTAGTGAATTTCTCGCCATTATTTGATGAGGTTTAATCGAACAGATTGTCTATCGTGTTAAATACAACGCAATGTCTGAAGGCTGGTCTTTGATCAGCTTTTCTTTTTGCGTTTTCTTCAATTGTTTTAATTGGTATTCAAGTTGAGAAGCACGTTGCCGAGAGCCTATTTGGCAATGAAACTCTAATAATAAAGGTCCTTTTCCTTTCAGTGCTTTAGCGCCGGTTCCATTCTGGTGTTGAGTAAAGCGTCGCTCAACGTTTGTCGTTATCCCTGTATAAAGATAGCCAAGACGATTTCTGACAATATAGAGTGACCACACTGTATCAGCCATCACTTTTTCCTT is from Proteus columbae and encodes:
- a CDS encoding ABC transporter permease, coding for MRVKAAWRGFSSAFSRETHMAVRSPVFHWLSWLFPLMLFTLISANFSEGTLLNLPVSVINNDNSPLSRTLIRDLNAGSHAQLNTLDGNPRTAMERLGSAKDYAILTIPRHFESKVLAGKQPTTRMYYNGLYYAAGSYAIQDFSGLLAELNAQYRTVLAQEMNKPVPPLAKVTLSYDSLFNASGSYIYYQQFAATIHMLQLFVVTCTIYSLSRGNMLLNIKPFTFALIGKLTPYTLFFLTLLIVELAALVHFSGAKVNGNPLYMVLVGFFYIIAAQSVGLLLFAFTNSAITAYSMIGMLVSIALAFSGMAVPELSMILPARIISNLEPLTHALNAMFDIFLREVSLQGILYVCSLLLIYPFAIAFLVRKRIFKRLELQVGVA
- a CDS encoding ABC transporter permease, which encodes MQMYFQTFKRVLLGMLEKPMWMLLIVSLCIMSLVYAKPVLWDLPVAVINQDHSPASYSLVRSLNSTPKLSIKNYDNLDEARHDMIMRELFAIIIVPTDFEKKLLNGKDVTVPVFGDATNRLASGQIQQELMLAYQQLLDAYNGRILRNAGFSVEQSKILLKPIQGETIAMYNPGVSFAAIIFPGLLVMLLQHSLLIACVRVSIAVRSTPKGKPPLAVYLGALSALIPIWLFLSAVFFSLWPWVLGYRQEAPLYQIWMLTFPFLLAVLGLGKLITECLRSVEMIYLTLAFVTTPVFYISGTIWPLQAMPDWVFAISSALPSTWAVNAMAGINQMGLSFQSILGDIVMMLVLGVIYTVLGVLVGMLRNGELRHITHQFKHWLHHRGESK
- a CDS encoding IS3 family transposase (programmed frameshift), which codes for MKPITKRTQRDYSLAFKLQLVDQVEKGEITYKQAQDRYGIQGCSTVLVWLRKHGRLDWSNGTPDTFYRGSAMTQSSEQQTPEQRIKILEKELEEARLKSDFFEAVVKVMDRDFGGSFVKKAQSRVIKEKTVKNLTVTIACRFMQISRQAYYKRLDRTEERKKADSAIIDAVKSERVLQPRLGGRKLHFILKQKQMVIGRDRLFSLLKEHQLLVPNKRAYHRTTLSHHRFYRHPNLIKSGFIPTQPEQLWVADITYLSTHEGDTYLSLITDAYSRKIVGYHLDNNMKTSSVKKSLVQALKKRTSTTSLIHHSDRGIQYCSSEYQEIHKEHNIQCSMTDGYDCYQNALAERINGILKMEYLLIKPSNLEQARKLVEESIQLYNEKRPHLSLNYKTPDEVHRAFYA
- a CDS encoding U32 family peptidase, whose translation is MKYALGSVLYYWQKETLEAFYEKAKQCDADIIYLGETVCSKRRETKPQDWINLAKEVAKSGKQVVLSTLALLQAPSELKEIAKLVDNGEFLVEAHDFGVINMLFERNLPFVAGHGLNCYNAYALRLLHKQGMMRWCMPVELSREWLNNLLNQCEKLGIRNKFEVEVLAYGHLPLAYSARCFTARSENRSKDDCETCCQKYPQGREVLSQENQQVFVLNGIQTQSGYCYNLGNDQASMAGLVDIIRLSPESDAIFDTLQQFRQNEQGQQPLTTIHHHDCNGYWRKLAGLELVE
- the ubiU gene encoding ubiquinone anaerobic biosynthesis protein UbiU, encoding MELLCPAGNLPALKAAIDNGADAVYIGLKDDTNARHFAGLNFTEKKLQEAVNYVHRHQRKLHIAINTFAHPDGFERWQKAVDMAASLGADALILADIAMLEYAAERYPHIERHVSVQASATNTQAIEFYQRNFDVARIVLPRVLSIHQVKQLAQTSPVPLEVFAFGSLCIMAEGRCYLSSYLTGESPNTVGACSPARFVRWQQTPQGMESRLNDVLIDRYSPDENAGYPTLCKGRYFVDDHCYHALEEPTSLNTLSLLPELMAMNIASVKIEGRQRSPAYVTEVARVWRAAIDQCKKDPQGFSTNPRWMNALGKISEGTQTTLGAYHRKWQ
- the ubiT gene encoding ubiquinone anaerobic biosynthesis accessory factor UbiT — translated: MFNKIRTHLVKEGPRFLRYPLQVTPFALQRDILEQFLSWQFRESLAEGDLHFLENKWLKVEIRDLHLQWFISVCDDKLVVSRLEKEDVSFSGNANDLILIAARKEDPDTLFFQRRLQIEGDTELGLYVKNLMDAIELDSMPSVLRFGLLQLAEFVKSGLQEETEDTLHSHELSSTSC
- a CDS encoding GNAT family N-acetyltransferase, whose protein sequence is MLIRVEIPVDIPAIDNLLRQAFPTGAEADLVGHLREEGLLTLGMVAVDDEGHVMGYIGFTPVDVDGVDCQWVGLAPLAVAPDFQRQGIGRQLINEGLDSLNEFGYGAVVVLGEPEYYQKSGFIPAKSQGLHCKWPDTEEAFQFYALDNGNVENIHGLVNFSPLFDEV
- a CDS encoding GIY-YIG nuclease family protein, translated to MADTVWSLYIVRNRLGYLYTGITTNVERRFTQHQNGTGAKALKGKGPLLLEFHCQIGSRQRASQLEYQLKQLKKTQKEKLIKDQPSDIALYLTR